TTAACAGATATCCCCACTATAAAACCACCATTGAAGGTATGACTCTACAGTTTACTCTATTAAGAACAGTGGGCTCTAGGAACATATTAAGTCAAGTATCCTAGCCGAAGATACAATTACTGCAATAACCCTTACAAACCTTTGACATGTTTAATGATGGTGTATGACTGTAAACAAGGATTTAAACCTACACGCTTCACGTACACCTTCATCCAAGACTCGTGTCATATTCCTTTATTATCTTACCGATGTGAGATtcacttttttctctgcattcaaAATTGATATTCAACAGTATCACATATTACATAAATGTGAGGCCACAAGCACATCTACAATATGTATCACCTTCATTGTGATTCTATGTTATTTATCTTTCTGTGTTATaaataaattatcattaataaaatcagGTTTCAGAATTTTAAGAATAATATGTctctgaaaataataataaaatgttcttTTGTGCAGGACCTGAGAGTTTTGATGTGAgaataattaatatttatattgtgcAGGTTTGGAGGTGCACTTTATCCATGTGAAACCACCACATCTTGGTCCAGGACAGAAAGCCTGTCCTCTCCTCATGGTTCATGGTTGGCCTGGATCTTTCTATGAGTTTTATCACATTCTCCCATTGCTGACCGAGCCAGCCAAGCACGGCCTGAACCCAGACCTGGTGTTTGAGGTGATTTGTCCATCTATCCCAGGTTATGGCTTCTCAGAGGCGTCACACAAGAAAGGTGAGATCTGTgattccttaaggaccaaatttctggagtaaaagggaatcatgacacgtcacacatgtcatgtgtccttaaggggttaaaagaaaaattatcactaaaaatgtatttaaattcacAAATTTCACAGCATTGAATTCAATAAAAACAATAGAATTAgatacttacagggttatttactaaagtgagactttAAAGTGAAGCTATGCTTTCATTTCAGCTGCTCTGGCCATAAATGTAAATTTTTCTTAGAATTCACttcgaattctcactttagtaaataaccctgaaaatgttataacaatacatttttttgtaaaaagatTAATGTTAGTCGATAATGAACATCCTTTATGTAATATTTAAGAATAAATTTTACAGAAAAATAAGATAAATGTTGTTTTAAaggatattttattataattatttttggaTCGCAGGGTTTTCTGCTTTCGACGCTGCCAGAATCTTCTATAAGTTAATGATCAGACTCGGATTCCGGGAATTTTACCTGCAGGGGGGCGATTGGGGCAGCAGAATCACTACCctcttatcacagatgaaaccagAGTAAGTACATTCAGTTCTACTTTGAGGGACAAGTTGAAGGGTCAATGTCACTATTGGACATGGAGATATTAAATGTCACCAGCTTTTACCTTTTGGGTTAGCTCATCTCCTCATCCCTTCTGTCATCATGTTCATCCATCCTCCTCTACCAGCTCATCCTTCATTTTTCTCAATGCTCCATAATCATCTCGTGTTTCTGTATTATCTCTATTTTAATTACTATTAGACAGCAATTCTGAGGGGTAGTCTAGGAATATAATGCACATCACTGGTAATTGGTAAATCACCTCCGCAAGCACAGAGATCCCCTGTTGTAACCTCCTGTTGTGCTTTGTGGGGACCCCCAGGCTGGTGGCGGTGAAATTGTTTTCTAAATAGTCTGTATCTCCTAATCCTGGACTTTGGTGAGGTATACCGTTAGGTCCTAACTCATTCCCAAACATTGCCACTTATAGCTTCTTTATGTTCTACCTCATTCCCAAACAATGCCACCCATACCTTCTTCAAGTTCTACCTCATTCCCAAACAATGCCACCCATACCTTCTTCGAGTTCTACCTCATTCCCAAACAATGCCACCCATACCTTCTTCAAGTTCTACCTCATTCCCAAACATTGCCACTTATACCTTCTTCAGGTTCTACCTCATTCCCAAACATTGCCACTTATACCTTCTTCAAGTTCTACCTCATTCCCAAACATTGCCACTTATACCTTCTTCAGGTTCTACCTCATTCCCAAACATTGCCACTTATACCTTCTTCAGGTTCTACCTCATTCCCAAACATTGCCACTTATACCTTCTTCAGGTTCTACCTCATTCCCAAACATTGCCACTTATACCTTCTTCAAGTTCTACCTCATTCCCAAACATTGCCACTTATACCTTCTTCAGGTTCTACCTCATTCCCAAACATTGCCACTTATACCTTCTTCAAGTTCTACCTCATTCCCAAACATTGCCACTTATACCTTCTTCAGGTTCTACCTCATTCCCAAACATTGCCACTTATACCTTCTTCAGGTTCTACCTCATTCCCAAACATTGCCACTTATACCTTCTTCAAGTTCTACCTCATTCCTACAATACAACAGTATacctatttatatacacacacatatactttttATTGGACAACGACAAAGGTTACGTTTTCttctttaatttcattatttttccgTTCCTATGGTCAGGGCATTCAGCCATTTCTAATTCCTTCATGTTCTACTTCATTCAAAAAACAGACCTTTCTACCACCatcaggttttattttatttataaacaatgCCTTCCCAGCACCATTCTGACTTATTCCAATATCAAGTCACATCAATTTTAGTATTATTCCCAAAGCATGTACTTTCACCATACTCTAGatcaggtataggcaaccttcggcacccttgatgttttggactacacatgCCTTGcagctgcgaccctggtatgtacgccactggtgtaagagtattatggaggatgtagtccacaacatctggagtgccaaaggttgcctattcctgctCCTAGATGTATGTTCCCCAGGAAAAATTCAGCCAACTTCCCATTATTATTATCTATCTCCCCTTGACTGCCAAAATGATCTTCTGACATGTTCTCTCATTGTTCTGATAAAGTAATCTGATTGACCGTCGTGTTCCTTTTAACATTTCGAATTGTATCACGTGCAGGCAATTGACTTATCTTTAATCATGCTCATTCTTGTAGATCGGTCATGGGTCTCCATCTGAATTTTGCCATGCTTCCTAAGGGAGGATTTGGAATGCTTTTATCTTTGGCTTTAGGTCGATATTTCCCATGGTTAGTAGGCTTGACAAAAGAAGACGTACGACGCATATATCCTTACTTTGAGAAGAATGTGTACGCACTTCTGTTGGAGTCAGGATACCTGCACATCCAGGCAACCAAACCTGACACCGTAGGTAAATAAATATGGTCTCTAGGCCTATAGACAGATCACTAGGGATTGGGGAGAGTCCAAATGGAACCATTGTAATGTTATATACGGGCAATGAAAATAAAGCTACACGATAAACCACTTGTcttttttggatatgtggttggacaacattttttttcatgtgaaTTTGAAGCCGAATGTTTCCCGATTCAGGCATTGTGGTTTTCTGACTGACATAGAATCAATGACTCCTTGAGCTATCGTTTCTCTTACAGGGTCTGCTCTGAATGATTCTCCAGTTGGActggctgcatacatcttggagAAATTCTCTACTTGGACAGACAATGAGTTCCGGGATTTAGAAGATGGCGGTCTAGAAAGGTTTAATTAAACATAACAATGATAAATCCTCATGTCCTGTACAAATACCTTCTAACTGAACCAGCTAAATCTGACATACTCCAAACTAGTCATGACTTACTCTGAAGACATTTTATATATAGCGTCTACATACGCGGTTGGAACACTACAGCGCTtggaatacaaatgtatttgaAGCAATGACAACACAACAGGTTTTATGCAGATTACTTTTTAGTTTAAAAATCTAAACTATATGAATTTACACAacttatatttttcatttattcattcatccTTTGAATGATTTTTGGAGGGAATGATAGTAATTAGTTTATTATAAAGCAAAAATACAATGTTTCTCACATATAGTAgatgtgacaaaaataaataaataaaaattataaaatatattgctTACATGTATTGGTAAGGACCCTGCAGGCATTGCTAAACATGGCAATCGAATGTAAAAAGACTGTCTGCGTTTGAACacaatgcccacatacagtaaatacagttaaattatatatttggaATATATGAATGAatattccaaacaccataacactACAGTGCTCCTTCCTGCCTCTAACACCATTGTCGGAGAGATTTAGGTTCCTAAGCAGGAATTTCTGTTAGCACCCCTGGgctaaaccctgcaatgtttagctcattgactgagagcgtaAGCTGGCAttagtagtggaggtggggagcagcATTTGTCAGACTCCAGATAAGAAGCCAAtctgttcaaaaatggtttgactacttacaatgatgGATCACCAGGGCGCtcctggtactataaccactccagCAAGCTGTAATGGTTACGGTGTTTGGATTGTTCCTTGGAAGAGTGCTATTGCAGTCGTTGTCAATCTAAGGAATTCAAATGTAATCCTAACCATGACAAAGTAGACCTCACTCACTCCTTTCAAATCCCTAATTGTAGGAATGGTATTAATCattgaaacttcctttactgtttggaagGGGAGGGCTGCTGACATTTTCAGCACATTTGACCAGATAAATGAGTAACAGACTATAGACACAGATTGACTCTTTTAGCCTGAACTATGCAATTTAAAATACTtacaatacaaatacacatagacacacacatcctGCTCAATAATTGTGTTCTCTGCTTTTAGGTATAAAAGATGGTAAAATGGTAACGACACATTTTGTAATCTGTTAGAATGTCACCTCTTtgtgaaaataatattttaatacagACTAAAAGTGAGATTAAATGGTTTTTAGGCGACAagttaaaaaatagataaatgtgGGAGCATGTCACTACTAGACAGAGAAAGTAAAATAATAGATAATCTTAGTCTCCTGGACTAACTAACTATAAGCTTTTTAAACCTTATATATCTGATATTTAGTGTGCATTACTCTCAACAGGAAATACTGCCTGGATGACCTCCTCACCAACGTGATGATCTACTGGACTACAGGGTCCATAACGTCTTCCATGAGATTCTACAAAGAGAACTTTCCTCGAAACTACGACCAAACTCCAGATGTCAAGTAAATATATTAGATACAAGTTAATTAGTTAAactggggcatctattaactattacattaaaggatcactatagtgtcaggaaaacaaagcggttttcctgacactatagtgccgggctccctcggcgctggtgacctctcctcccccgccgacgtctgcGGAGCCGAATgcccatgcgcggcaagtgctgcgcgcgcattcaaagtgtccttaggaaagcatttctcaatgctttcctatggacgctctgcgtgatttaggtgaaatgtgcctccagcgtagcagatgtgc
This region of Pelobates fuscus isolate aPelFus1 chromosome 2, aPelFus1.pri, whole genome shotgun sequence genomic DNA includes:
- the LOC134586053 gene encoding epoxide hydrolase 1-like, translating into MWRHILDNGRLVVNEHWPGSVVVPAAIGIGGALACWILRGRKKKSIDLGDGWWGQGLRPHLQLEDTSVRPFHIEISDADIKDLYDRLDRTRFFPPLEDSKFHYGFNSTHLRKVVSYWRNQFDWNKQVKILNRYPHYKTTIEGLEVHFIHVKPPHLGPGQKACPLLMVHGWPGSFYEFYHILPLLTEPAKHGLNPDLVFEVICPSIPGYGFSEASHKKGFSAFDAARIFYKLMIRLGFREFYLQGGDWGSRITTLLSQMKPESVMGLHLNFAMLPKGGFGMLLSLALGRYFPWLVGLTKEDVRRIYPYFEKNVYALLLESGYLHIQATKPDTVGSALNDSPVGLAAYILEKFSTWTDNEFRDLEDGGLERKYCLDDLLTNVMIYWTTGSITSSMRFYKENFPRNYDQTPDVKLGVYVPTGIAAFPCELVHAPRVWAKHKFRNIATYTYMPRGGHFAALEEPELLARDIQNFVSTVEKR